The region TCATCAACGGCTTCCACGACACCGCCAACGCCATCGCCACGTCGGTCGCCACCAAGGTCCTCACACCCGCGCAGGCCATCGCCATGGCGGCCGTGCTGAACGTGGTGGGCGCGCTGGCGGGCACGGCGGTCGCCAAGACGATCAGCAAGGACATCATCCCGCAGGACTACGCCACGCTGCACCTCGTGGGGGCCACGCTGGTCAGCGCGATCGTCTGGAACCTGTTTACGTGGTGGAAGGGCCTGCCGAGCAGCTCCAGTCACGCACTGGTGTTCAGCATGGTGGGCGCGGGCGTCGCGGCCGGCGGCTGGGGCATCATCATCCCCAAGGGCGTCCAGAAGACCCTGACGGGCCTGGTGACCAGTCCGGCGCTGGGTTTCATCGTGCCGATCCTGCTGTTCCTGCTGATCTCCTGGCTGGTGCTGCGCTGGATGAAACCGCGCGTGGTGACCCGCACGTTCCGCACGCTGCAGATCTTCAGCGCCGCGTTCATGGCCTTCAGTCACGGCGGGAACGACGCGCAGAAGACCATGGGGATCATCACCTTCGCGCTGGCCGCGTACACCGGCACGAAAATAGAGACGGTGCCGCTGTGGGTGATCCTGTCCGCCGCCGCCGCCATGGGGGCGGGCACTGCCGTGGGCGGCTGGCGCATCATCAAGACCATGGGCTTCAAGGTCGTGGACCTCAAACCCGTGGACGGCTTCATCGCCGAGACCGGCGCGGCGCTGATCATCGACGGCGCGAGCCGACTGGGCATCCCGGTCAGCACCACGCACACCATCAGCACCGCGATCATGGGCGTCGGCACCACCAAGGGCTTCAGGAAGGTCAAGTGGCAGGTCGCCGGGCGGATCGTGCAGGCGTGGATCTACACCATCCCGGTGTGCATCGCGCTGGGCTGGCTGGTGCACAAGGCGATCCTGGCCTTCATCTGAGGCCAGACCGCGTCAAGGAGGAGGGGCACCCCGATGTGGGTGCCCCTCCTCTCTGCTGTGCCCGGGGGGCGCTCAGCGGGCCAGGTCCTCCAGGCGGGGCAGGCGCACGAGGCCGCGCCAGTAGGCCTGCACGGTGTCGAGCACCTGGGTGTACTCCTGGTAGCTGCCCGGCTTGACGACGTACCCGCTGGCGTACCCGTCGTACGCGCGGTGAATGTCGTCCGGGTGGTCGCTGGTCGAGAGGACCATGACGGGAATGGCGCGCAGATCCGCGACGGCCTTGGCCTGCGACAGGAAGTCGAGGCCGTTCATGACGGGCATGTTCAGGTCGAGCACGATCAGGTCGGGGCGCTGGGCGCCGGGGCGTTGCAGGAGTTCCAGCGCGGCCTGACCGTTCTCGACGTGTTCCACGTGAATATCGGCGGCCACTTCGGACAGCAGATCCTGGAACAGTTCGGCGTCGGCGAGTTCGTCCTCGACCAGCAGGACGGTGAAGGGTCTGGACATCGCCTCACCTTAGCGCATGGGGCGGGGTGGGGGACGCGCCTGTCGGGAAGGTGCTAGGGTGACATCATGACTGCCTGCGCCGGCCGCCGCGCCTGCCTCGTGGCCCTGGGCCGGGTGTGACGACGGTGCCGCAGCGCTTTGCGGGCGCGGCGTTCGACGCCCTGTCCGCGAACATCGCCATCGTGGACGACCGGGGCGTGATCCTGGCCGTGAACGCGGCGTGGCGGGCCTTCGCGCAGGAGAACGGCGGTGGGGACGAGCTGGGCGTGAATTACCTCTCGGTGTGCGAGGCGGCGCTGGGGGCCGATCAGGGGGACGCGCAGCGGATCGCGGCGGGCATCCGGGACGTGCTGGGCGGCCGGGCGGCCCTGTTCGAACTGGAGTACCCCTGCCACTCGCCGACCGAACAGCGGTTCTTCGTGGCGCGCGTCACGGCGTTCACGCAGGACGGCGCGCAGTTCGCGCTGGTGGCGCACGAGAACATCACGCGGCGCAAACTGGCCGAACTGGAGGCCGCCGAGCTGACCCTGGAGCTGGAAAGCCGCATTCAGGAGCGCACGCGGGCGCTGGCGGCCAGTCAGGCGGCGCTGGAACGGCAGAATGCCGAGCTGGAGGACCGCAACCAGGCGCTGGCGCAGTTCGCGTACGTGGCCAGTCACGACCTGCAGGAGCCGCTGCGGACGCTGGGGGCATACGCGGACATCCTGCGCCACCGCTACGCCGGGAAGGTGCTGGACGAGCGGGCCGACACGTACCTGCAGCGCATCACCGAGCAGGCGTTCCGGGCGCGGCAGCTCGTGCGGGACATCCTGACGCTGTCGAACGTGGCCACCCAGCCGCCCCTGAGCCCGCTGAACCTGGGGCCGCTGTGGGACGAGGCGTGCCGGGCGCTGCCCTGGCCGGAGGGCGCGCGGGTGTCGCGGGACGACCTGCCGGAGGTGCACGCGAACGCGCCGCAGGTGCGGCAGCTGCTGACGAACCTGCTGGGGAACGCGCTGAAGTTCCGCGCGGACCGGCCGCTGCGGGTGCACCTGTCCGCGCAGGAGCAGGGCGATTGGGTGCAGTTCACGGTGACGGACAACGGGATCGGGATCGCGCCGAAGCACGCCGAGCAGGTGTTCGGGATGTTCCAGCGGCTGCATTCGCGCGCGGCGGCGGGCGGGAACGGGATCGGGCTGGCGGTGTGCCGCCGCGTGGTGGAACGCCACGGGGGCCGCATCTGGATCGAGTCGCGCCCCGAGGGGGTGCAGGTGCACTTCACGCTGCCCGCCCGGCCGGGCGACGGGGCGTCCGCGCCGGAGTGACCGCCCCTGGCGCCGGTCAGGCCAGCGGGCCGGTCCCGGCGGTCAGCCACAGCGCCCGGTAGGGGTCCAGCACGACCGGCTGCGCGCCGAAACTGAAGGCACTTCCGGCGACGTGGTCCACGGCGTGCTCGCCCAGCACGTCCCGCAGGACGTGGGCGGGGAACTGGATGGTGTGCTCGCTGAAGTTGTACACGCCCAGGAACGTGCCCTGGGGGTGGTCGCGGCGCAGCAGCAGCACGCACGGGTCGGGGCTGGGCAGGGGGCGGCTCTCGATGCTGGCGTGCAGGTGCGGCAGCGCCCGGCGCGCGTGGATCAGGTGGCGCAGTCCGGCGTTCACGCGGCCGTGCGGGGTCGTGACGTCGCGGGCGGCGTCCTGCGCGCGGGTCCAGTCCATGCGGGGGCGGTGCACCCAGCGGTTGTCGGCGGCGTGCTCGGGCGCGTCGCCGAAGGCGTGGTCGTTCAGCAGGGCCAGTTCGTCGCCCATGTACAGCAGCGGCACGCCGCCGAACGCCAGGATGACGGCGTGCAGCAGCAGGATGCGCCGCACCGCGTGATCCACGGCGGTGGGGTTGCCACTGTCCAGCGCGGCCTCCAGCCCGGCGAGGCTGGCGAGCGTCCCGCTGATGCGGCGGTCCCCGGTCTGCGGGTTGAACTGGAACACCAGCCCCCGCGCGAAGGTGCCCGGGTGCTCGCCGCTGTAGAAGTCCGACAGGAAGTGCCGGTGCCCGGGCCCGCTGAGGCCCACGGCGCTGGTGTCCGCGTCGCTGATCGCCCAGCCGATGTCGTCGTGGCAGCGGACGTACACGCCCCAGGTGGTGTTCGTGGGTTTGGGCGGGAAGGCGGACAGGGCCTGCGTGAACAGGCGGGTGTCGCGGCTGGCGAGGCTGCTCCACAGCTGCACCATCAGCGAGTTGTGGTACGCCATGTCACTGACCTTCCCGTGGTGGTCCCGGGTGCCCAGGTAGTGGATCAGGTCGTCGGGCGCGACGATCGCCTCGGCCTTGAAGGCCACGGCGGGCGCGACGATGCGGGCGCAGGCGCGCAGCGCGCGGGTCAGGTGGTGCACCTCGGGCTGGTTCTGGCAGTCGGTGCCCAGGCGTTTCCACAGGAACGCGATGGCGTCGAGCCGGAAGACCTCCACGCCCCGGTTGGCGAGGTGCAGGATGATGTCCACGAACTCGCGCAGCACGTCGGGGTTGGCCCAGTTCAGGTCCCACTGGTACGTGTTGAAGGTTGTCCACACCCAGCCCTGCGCGGCGTCGTCCCAGGTGAAGTTCCCGGGCGCGAAGTCCGGGAAGACCTCCGGCAGGGTGCGTTCGAAGGCGTCGGGTTCGGTGCGGTCGGGATAGATGTGGAAGTACGCGCGGTACGTGGGGTCGCCCGCGCGGGCCTTCTCGGCCCACTCGTGCTCCTGCGCGACGTGGTTCAGTACCAGGTCGAGCACGAGGCTCATGCCGCGCGCCCGGAGGTCGGCGGCCAGCGTGGACAGGTCGTCCATGCTGCCCAGGTCGTCGCGCACGGCGCGGTAGTCCATCACGGCGTAACCGCCGTCGTTCTCGCCGGGCCGGGGTTTCAGCAGCGGCATCAGGTGCAGGTACGTGACGCCCAGGTCCTCCAGGTACGGGAGGTGGCCCTGCACGCCCTTCAGGGTGCCCGCGAAGCGGTCGGTGTACGCCACGTACCCCACCGTGTCCGGCCGCTGGAGCCAGTCGGGGGTCAGCAGACGGGCCTCGTCCAGCCGTTTCAGGTCGGCGGGGCGGGTGTGGTAGGCGTGCAGCATGACCTCCAGCAGCTGCGCCAGCAGGGGCTCGGCCTGCTCACCGTAGGCGGGCTGGAGGCTGGCGAGCAGTTCCGGGCCGTAGCGGTCCAGGCGCAGCGCGAAGGTGTCGGCGTCGCGGTCGTCGTCGAAGGCGGCGCGCAGCGCCCCGGTCATCAGCGTCCGGGAAAGGGCAGGTTGAGGCATGGCCCCCCCAGCATACCCAGATTTTGGAACTGTTTCCAAGATGGGGGGTCTCCCCCTCCCCCACCAACGAAAGGGGCGGCCCGGCACCCGGCCAGACCGCCCCCAGATCAGGCCTGCCTCAGCGGGCCACGAAGTCCAGCAGCAGGGCATTGAACTCGTCGTTGTGCGTGGCGTTCAGGCCGTGCGGCGCGCCCTTCATCACGTGCAGTTCGGCGTTCGGCGCGTACTGCGGCACGCGCTGCCCACTCGCCTCCAGCGGCACGATCTGGTCCTTGTCGCTGTGCACGACCAGCGTCGGCACGCTCAGCTTCGCCAGATCCGCGCGGAAGTCCGTCTCGCCGAAGGCCCGCACGCACTCCTGCGTCGCCACCGGGGACGCCTGCATGTACATCGACGCCGCGAAATCCAGGAACTCGTCACCCAGCTTCGCGCCGTTCTCGTCCCAGTTCAGGAACTTCTTCGTGAAGCCCGCGAGGAACTGCGGGCGGTTCTGCGCCACCTGCCCCACCATGCCCTCGATATCCTCCAGGCTCATGCCGCCGTCGGGGTTGTCAGCGGTCTTGAGCAGGTACGGCGCGACGGACGACACCAGCATCGCGCTGCGCACGTGCTCGGTGCCGTACAGCCCGGCGTAGCGGCTGACCTCGCCGCCGCCCATGCTGAAGCCCACCAGCGTCACGTCGGTCAGGTTCAGTGCCTCCAGCAGGTCCTTCAGGTCACTGGCGAACACGTCGTAGGTGTAGCCGGTGGCGGTCTTGCCGCTCTGGCCGAAGCCGCGGCGGTCGTACGACACGACCTGATACC is a window of Deinococcus grandis DNA encoding:
- a CDS encoding alpha/beta fold hydrolase gives rise to the protein MPTIQTKHAHAPQTELYYETYGQGRPVVLIHGWPLSGRMWEGQIDALRHAGYQVVSYDRRGFGQSGKTATGYTYDVFASDLKDLLEALNLTDVTLVGFSMGGGEVSRYAGLYGTEHVRSAMLVSSVAPYLLKTADNPDGGMSLEDIEGMVGQVAQNRPQFLAGFTKKFLNWDENGAKLGDEFLDFAASMYMQASPVATQECVRAFGETDFRADLAKLSVPTLVVHSDKDQIVPLEASGQRVPQYAPNAELHVMKGAPHGLNATHNDEFNALLLDFVAR
- a CDS encoding inorganic phosphate transporter, which gives rise to MDTALLSLIVIVALALIFDFINGFHDTANAIATSVATKVLTPAQAIAMAAVLNVVGALAGTAVAKTISKDIIPQDYATLHLVGATLVSAIVWNLFTWWKGLPSSSSHALVFSMVGAGVAAGGWGIIIPKGVQKTLTGLVTSPALGFIVPILLFLLISWLVLRWMKPRVVTRTFRTLQIFSAAFMAFSHGGNDAQKTMGIITFALAAYTGTKIETVPLWVILSAAAAMGAGTAVGGWRIIKTMGFKVVDLKPVDGFIAETGAALIIDGASRLGIPVSTTHTISTAIMGVGTTKGFRKVKWQVAGRIVQAWIYTIPVCIALGWLVHKAILAFI
- a CDS encoding response regulator, with protein sequence MSRPFTVLLVEDELADAELFQDLLSEVAADIHVEHVENGQAALELLQRPGAQRPDLIVLDLNMPVMNGLDFLSQAKAVADLRAIPVMVLSTSDHPDDIHRAYDGYASGYVVKPGSYQEYTQVLDTVQAYWRGLVRLPRLEDLAR
- a CDS encoding sensor histidine kinase, translated to MTTVPQRFAGAAFDALSANIAIVDDRGVILAVNAAWRAFAQENGGGDELGVNYLSVCEAALGADQGDAQRIAAGIRDVLGGRAALFELEYPCHSPTEQRFFVARVTAFTQDGAQFALVAHENITRRKLAELEAAELTLELESRIQERTRALAASQAALERQNAELEDRNQALAQFAYVASHDLQEPLRTLGAYADILRHRYAGKVLDERADTYLQRITEQAFRARQLVRDILTLSNVATQPPLSPLNLGPLWDEACRALPWPEGARVSRDDLPEVHANAPQVRQLLTNLLGNALKFRADRPLRVHLSAQEQGDWVQFTVTDNGIGIAPKHAEQVFGMFQRLHSRAAAGGNGIGLAVCRRVVERHGGRIWIESRPEGVQVHFTLPARPGDGASAPE
- a CDS encoding alpha-amylase family protein, which gives rise to MPQPALSRTLMTGALRAAFDDDRDADTFALRLDRYGPELLASLQPAYGEQAEPLLAQLLEVMLHAYHTRPADLKRLDEARLLTPDWLQRPDTVGYVAYTDRFAGTLKGVQGHLPYLEDLGVTYLHLMPLLKPRPGENDGGYAVMDYRAVRDDLGSMDDLSTLAADLRARGMSLVLDLVLNHVAQEHEWAEKARAGDPTYRAYFHIYPDRTEPDAFERTLPEVFPDFAPGNFTWDDAAQGWVWTTFNTYQWDLNWANPDVLREFVDIILHLANRGVEVFRLDAIAFLWKRLGTDCQNQPEVHHLTRALRACARIVAPAVAFKAEAIVAPDDLIHYLGTRDHHGKVSDMAYHNSLMVQLWSSLASRDTRLFTQALSAFPPKPTNTTWGVYVRCHDDIGWAISDADTSAVGLSGPGHRHFLSDFYSGEHPGTFARGLVFQFNPQTGDRRISGTLASLAGLEAALDSGNPTAVDHAVRRILLLHAVILAFGGVPLLYMGDELALLNDHAFGDAPEHAADNRWVHRPRMDWTRAQDAARDVTTPHGRVNAGLRHLIHARRALPHLHASIESRPLPSPDPCVLLLRRDHPQGTFLGVYNFSEHTIQFPAHVLRDVLGEHAVDHVAGSAFSFGAQPVVLDPYRALWLTAGTGPLA